A single window of Narcine bancroftii isolate sNarBan1 chromosome 13, sNarBan1.hap1, whole genome shotgun sequence DNA harbors:
- the LOC138748067 gene encoding probable G-protein coupled receptor 139, which translates to MLETYYEVEKILYVIISVIGVPVNVVAIVILSRGKCGLSTCTTRYLLAMAVSDLLVIIIVVIFYRLYYHYFPVNFQNSTNVCKAIYALAYAAANCSVWFTVTFTLDRFVAICCQKLKTKYCTGTVAAFVVVTTGVLLSLKNIPFYFAYQPRWIFDNVPWLCVLTDSYYTDPGWVAFDWLDKVLTPLVPFAVILLLNALTIRHILVASRVRKGLKNQSKGENRNDPEMESRRRSVVLLFTLSASFIFLWLVYVVEFAYYQISWSGIDRNHWEIIFHEAGYLLSNFSCCTNTFIYAATQSKFRGQIKIAVKYPVISMLQFMNKAAL; encoded by the exons atgctggaaacatattACGAGGTCGAGAAGATATTGTATGTTATCATTTCCGTCATTGGAGTTCCTG TGAATGTGGTGGCAATTGTGATCCTGTCCCGGGGAAAGTGCGGCCTTTCCACCTGCACCACTCGCTACCTGTTGGCCATGGCAGTGTCGGATCTACTGGTCATTATAATTGTGGTCATTTTCTACCGATTATATTATCATTATTTTCCGGTGAATTTCCAGAATAGCACCAACGTGTGCAAAGCCATTTATGCCCTGGCTTATGCAGCTGCCAACTGTTCTGTCTGGTTCACTGTTACTTTCACTCTCGATCGTTTTGTGGCCATTTGCTGTCAGAAACTGAAGACCAAATATTGCACCGGGACTGTTGCGGCTTTTGTTGTAGTGACCACCGGCGTCCTGCTCAGCCTGAAAAACATTCCCTTCTACTTTGCCTATCAGCCAAGATGGATCTTTGACAATGTACCGTGGCTCTGTGTACTGACAGACAGTTATTACACTGACCCAGGGTGGGTGGCATTTGACTGGCTCGATAAAGTTTTAACTCCGTTGGTTCCTTTCGCTGTAATTCTGCTGCTCAATGCTTTGACGATCCGgcacattttagtggccagtcgTGTCCGGAAGGGGCTAAAGAATCAGAGCAAGGGGGAGAACCGCAACGACCCGGAGATGGAGAGCAGAAGGAGGTCTGTGGTGTTACTTTTCACGCTCTCCGCCAGCTTCATCTTCCTGTGGCTGGTGTATGTGGTAGAATTCGCCTACTATCAGATCTCATGGAGCGGAATAGATCGGAATCATTGGGAAATAATCTTTCACGAAGCTGGATATTTACTGAGTAATTTCAGCTGCTGCACGAACACATTTATTTATGCTGCGACTCAATCCAAATTCAGGGGGCAGATCAAGATCGCGGTGAAATATCCAGTCATCTCAATGCTTCAGTTCATGAATAAAGCGGCTCTTTGA
- the LOC138748066 gene encoding probable G-protein coupled receptor 139: MLETYYEVEKILYVIISVIGVPVNVVAIVILSRGKCGLSTCTTRYLLAMAVSDLLVIIIVVIFYRLYYHYFPMNFQNSTNVCRAIYALTYAAGNCSVWFTVTFTLDRFVAICCQKLKTKYCTGTIATFVVATTGVLLCLKNIPFYFAYQPRWIIDNVPWLCVLTDSYYTDPGWVAFDWLDKVLTPLVPFAVILLLNVLTIRHILVANRVRKGLKNQSKGENRNDPEMESRRRSVVLLFTLSASFIFLWLVYVVEFAYYQIAWSGIDRNHWEIIFHEAGYLLSNFSCCTNTFIYAATQSKFRGQIQIAVKYPVSSMLQFMKKAAL; encoded by the coding sequence TGAATGTGGTGGCGATTGTGATCCTGTCCCGGGGAAAGTGCGGCCTTTCCACCTGCACCACTCGCTACCTGTTGGCCATGGCAGTGTCGGATCTACTGGTCATTATAATTGTGGTCATTTTCTACCGATTATATTATCATTATTTTCCGATGAATTTCCAGAATAGCACCAACGTGTGCAGAGCCATTTATGCCCTGACGTATGCAGCTGGCAACTGTTCTGTCTGGTTCACTGTTACTTTCACTCTCGATCGTTTTGTGGCCATTTGCTGTCAGAAACTGAAGACCAAATATTGCACCGGGACCATTGCAACTTTTGTTGTAGCGACCACCGGCGTCCTGCTCTGTCTGAAAAACATTCCCTTCTACTTTGCCTATCAGCCAAGATGGATCATCGACAATGTACCGTGGCTCTGTGTACTGACAGACAGTTATTACACTGACCCAGGGTGGGTGGCATTTGACTGGCTGGATAAGGTTTTAACTCCATTGGTTCCTTTCGCTGTAATTCTGCTGCTCAACGTTTTGACGATCCGGCACATTTTAGTGGCCAATCGTGTCCGGAAGGGGCTAAAGAATCAGAGCAAGGGGGAGAACCGCAACGACCCGGAGATGGAGAGCAGAAGGAGGTCTGTGGTTTTACTTTTCACGCTCTCCGCCAGCTTCATCTTCCTGTGGCTGGTGTATGTGGTAGAATTCGCCTACTATCAGATCGCATGGAGCGGAATAGATCGGAATCATTGGGAAATCATCTTTCACGAAGCTGGATATTTACTGAGTAATTTCAGCTGCTGCACGAACACATTTATTTATGCTGCGACTCAGTCCAAATTCAGGGGGCAGATTCAGATTGCGGTGAAATATCCAGTCAGCTCAATGCTTCAGTTCATGAAGAAAGCGGCTCTTTGA